TGTATTTGTGGTATGTCATTTCCAGGACTttctttgctgacagtggtgggaAGTTGGCTCATTGGTGTTGGCTCAAGGCGCTGACGGTGTTGGAGCACCAGTGGAGTTGGGGAACAACGACACTTGCCTACCGTACCGTTAGGTAATGGGGAGGTTTAGACACAAGAAATTATGAGCAGGGATAAACTTCACACCGACTAGTCTGAAGACAGCTACCACACACAAACAACAACATGAAAGAGTTTGTCCTAAGGTAAGCAATAAAGCCTTATATCGCAAGGCCATCGTTAATTATTGTATCTAAAAGGTGAGCCATTAGGAATAGTGGGGCACCACGGTCTGGAGTTGAAGACGAAAGGCATCTCAATGATTTTGTTGTAATTTCCTTTTTGTTGAGGTGTTTTGTACTATTTGACATTTCTTTTAATGTCAGGTCAtttttttcgcaaaaaaaagaaTAGTGAGAATACATGGGTAAtaattttggaatcaaagaacatGGAAATTTAATAAAAAATTGGAATCCAAGAACATCTAGAGGTGGAACGTCATTCGTATATATAGGATATATAAGACTTTGTAATAATTGATAGATGCCAATATTTTCTTAATCAATGGACAATCTCTTTTGTCAAAAAAGCCGAAGAATTTTCTACTGAAAAATGCCATATTATCATGACAAGTTTCTTTATTCAGTTTGGTATCCACATGTTGTATTATGCACTCAATCACTACTTGCAAtagacaaaacaaaaaaaaaatctattgTAGATCATGCCTTTTCATCTCTAGATGATGTTGGACTAATGGTTAACGACAAGGAGGTGTTCAATTGCATGGCGGTTGACCATTTAGTTGCTCCGAAAACCCTCACAATCCTACCATCTTTCTCTTTCCACTCAAGTGGCGATGTTTGGTTATGGCCGATGGGACAAGGAGGCGTGTCTCCATGGTTGACTCCTCGGTGTAGAGTGAATATATGCCCATAACCGCGAAGAAGGTGAAAAAAGCACAAAGGAGGAGAGAACATACCATTGATGGTGACTAGTGGGATGGACGTACCTTGGGCTCGTCATGGGTTGCTAGTATTATTGATGTAAATTAGTATTTTATTTCAGTGTGAGGCGGTTTGATAATGCAACATGGTGTGAATGTGATGTCCTTAATATTAGGTTTTTTGTACAACTGTGTGGGGGGTGATGATGGGTCGCTTAAAATGTTTTGGGCTAATAGGCTCTGGGTACATCGGTCTGGGCTAGCAAGGTGGTGACGTCGCACCATCCTGTTGGGCTGGGCTGGGCTGCTCGTGCCGTGGCCGCATTGGGCTTGGGCAGTCCCTCCGTCCGCGGCGCACACGTCTCCTCTTGTTGTCCGGCACGGCTTCTTCCACCCGTAGATTGATTTTCCATCCAACCGGGTCCCTTCCGTTCCACGCCAAGTATCTCTCTCACGCCCACGGTGAGCTGCCAACTCCAATTCTCTTTCTCGTTTCTATCGTCCAACTCCAACTCTAGGGTTTTACTTTCATCTACCTCGCCCCGCcgcattgctgctgctgctactctACTTGCCGGTTCCCTCCCCCAAACCCTAACGGAAAGCCCTCTTCAGATTCAGGTCCGCCCACCCCCGCCGTCGTCCATGGCGCTGCAGTACGTGGAGGCGCAGCGGCTGGCGCGGCCGGACCTCGCCGACTGGTACGCCGACCTCGCCGACCTCTACCAGCGCAAGCTCTGGCACCAGCTCACCCTCAAGCTGGACCAGTTCCTCCAGATCCCGCTCGCCCAGGTACCTACCCCCAATCTCCACTTCACCCGATGCAGATGTAGGTACTCCTTAGATGCGGCGTCAGTCGCCACGCGTCCACTCATGTGCCCGTCACGCTATAATTCGATTTATTACAGCGCTAATTAGAACCGACTGATTTTGTTTGTCTTCACGGCAATTCGCGCCTGTTTCGTCTGCTACTCATGTGCCTGCTAGGCTACTATAATTCGATCTAGAGCGCTGATTAGAACtgactagtttttttttttgtctcCACGGCAATTCGCCTGCTACGCATGTGTCTGCTAGGCTATAGTTCGATCTAGAGTTCTAACTAGAACTGACTGGTTTTTGTCTCTACGGCAATTGCCCTGTTGTTTCTTCTGCAGACGGGCGACACGCTCATACAGCTCTACACCAACTTCATCGCCGACTTCGAGACCAAGATCAACCTGCTCAAGCTGGCCCAGTTCGCCGTGGTGGCCTCGCGCCAGTACGCCGACAAGGGGGCCGCCGTCGCCTTCCTCGAGGGGGTGATCGCCAAGCTCCGCGAGACGAGGGAGCTGCGCATCGACGAGCCCATCCTCCATGTCAAGATGCAGATCGCCGCCATCCACCTCGACAAGGGGACCCACAAGGACTGCAAGAACCTCCTCGAGGAAGGCAAGGCCACCCTCGACGGCATGACCGACGTCGACCCCACCGTCCACGCCAGCTTCTACTGGATCTCCTCGCAGTACCACAAGTCGCTCCAGGAGTTTGCAGAGTTCTACAAGAACGCGCTGCTCTTCCTCGCCTACACCACTGTCGGCACTCTCTCGGAGCCGTTCAAACTGGTCAGTTTTTCTCAGTTAACAACAACACCAATCGTAGTACAGAAGAAACCATTTTATCGAGTTCATATTTGTTTTAGTTTGAAGTCTGCCAGGGATGTTAATTCTACTGATGTTTAATACATATTGGCTTGCAACAGGACCTGGCATTCGATCTCTCTCTTGCAGCGTTGCTGGGGGACAACATCTACAACTTTGGGGAGTTGTTAGCTCACCCTATTGTAAGTATCTCTTGCCCTTTTTGTTTGCCAAATCAAGCATTGCGTGCTTGTGCATGATTTTCTTGTTCCCTGCCCCCATTATTGATGCGTTGGTAGTTTGTACTGCTTATGTCATCTGTTCCACTTGCTTCTGGATGCTGTTACATGTATCTTCCTGCATACTAGATCATCCTGACTGCCAAATAACAATTAATTTTGAATTCTACCCTTCAAGTAGCAAATGATGGATTTGGAGTTGCACCGTAACCGTGTGCCTTACATAGTCACATATTCAAATACTAGCACTATTAGTTGTTGAGTTATCATTGGCAACTGCGTCAATTGGTCTATGCAGTTACAGGCAAGCAATAATCTAAGCTGTGGAAAAGTTTGACAAAATAGTTGTGAAGTGTTTGTTTACAAATATACATGCACAATATTTACTTATCTACCAATATTTACTTATCTACCATGACTGTCAGTACAAAGAGTTCTTTTGGTTTGCGTAAATGTAGCAAACTAGGGAGAACCTTTTAGTTGGGCATGTAATTTGGATATACCACTACTATCACCGTGCAAGACTAGCTGACTCAAAAGAACATTAACACTGTTTCATCTAGATTTGAGTTAAACTTACTTACCTGAATGAAACTTCTTACGCCTGAATGTTGAAATTGCTCTTATTTGTAGATCAATAGTCTTACTGGGACCAAGGTGGAGTGGGTCTATCACATGTTGGAAGCATTTAACACAGGCAACCTAGTTCTTTATCAGGAGCTTTGCAGAGTCCACAATGCTGCTCTTAGTGCACAGCCTGCATTGGTGCAGAATGAACAAAAGTTGCTTGAGAAGATCAATATTCTGTGCCTGATGGAGATAATCTTTAGGTACTATTTCTGGGCCAGTACTTTTCAATATCGCCTCCATTTCCTATGTGTTTTTTACTAATGTTTTGTATTATTTGGCATTCTGTAGCCGGCCATCAGAAGATAGAACTATCCCATTAACTGTTATTGCTGAGCAGACCAAGCTTTCAATCAGTGAAGTGGAGTGTCTCCTTATGAAGAGCCTCTCGGTAATTCTACGTCCTACATTCTTCTGCCTCAAGATTTCCTTTTCATGTTCACTGAAACTTTCCTTCTGGATGTACCAGGTTTACATGTTCTTTGTGTATTTTGTCATATATAAATACCTCTTGTCTTATGCTTTAAGTATTTTGTGGTTGTGGAGTCAAAACCCAACTCATGTTTAGATGGTCAGTTGTTGTGGAATAGCAACGGTTTTAGTAGCTTGTGATGTGTGTCTTGATCAGTTCTTCTCTTCGCTTGTGATGTACTCCCTACGTTCCAAAATAATCAATGTGCTAGATTTGTCCTCAGTGAAACTTCTCTAAGTTTGGCCAAAGTCATTATAAAAAAATGTTTCAATATCCACAGCATCAAATCTATGGAGTATGAAATTTCATTGTATGATTAATGTAATAAAACTAAATTTGTGTTTTTGACGTTGATGTACTTTTCtacaaacttggtcaaacttaaacTATTTTGACTTAGGACAAAACTAGAACGTTGATTAttttggaacagagggagtactatTTAGGGTTTATTAAAAAAAACTCCCTCTGACCCAAATTAATTGACATAGTATATGGTTGCGTCAATTAATTTGGGCCGGAGGGAGTATTGAATTTTGATTGCAAATGCTTATAGTGTCTGTCTATTGTCTCATTACTTACCATCTGTTTCAGAATGATTGATGCTCACATCTGTTCCAGTGTTTGCTTCTAAAGTCTGTGTATCACATATCCACATGAAAATTTACATATTTCTTCTTTATTGTAGGTTCATCTTATTGAAGGAATAATCGATGAAGTTGAAAGCACCGTGCATGTCTCATGGGTACAACCCAGAGTACTTGGAATCACACAGGTGAAGGCATTGCGTGAGCGTCTCGACTCATGGATCGGGAAAGTGCACACCACGCTGTTGTCAGTTGAGGCTGAAACCCCTGATCTCGTTGCGGCATAACTTGGCAAAAAGCTTTTGCAATACGTTTTGTCGCTTTGGTTGTCAAGCAAGCAGCGGTGTAAAAGGAGAGATGTTCTGGCTGTGATCACTATTGAGAACCTGTTTGCCTTGGGCATCCTATTGATCTAGACTTGTGAACTCTTCGTTATCCTCCCAAGTCTTTACGTTGCAGGTTTCAATGTTGACAAAGTATCACGGATTGAAAATGCCATACTGGTAGGGGGTGTCCCTGTAGTTTTTTCAGTCGAATTTTACAATGTAATCAAGCGGATTGTCTTTATTTATCTTTCTCTTGTGTTACGTTAGACATGAATGCAGGAAAATCTTTGATTTTCGTGTTCTTTGAATAGCTGTGCCTAACTTTGAGCCTTGTTACTTCTGGTATGGTTTGGCTTTGCTACGGTTTCCTCAGTTGGTATTGATTCCTGAACCTATTCTGAAGCTATCGTGCTCTGCAAGCTTTCAACCAAATGCATTGCTACATCCTCAGGGGTTCAGCAATCAACAAATTCGATATGatttactccctccatcccatgaaTTTTGTTTCAATTTTGTCTAAATTTGTGTTTATCTACAAATTATATAGCGTCTAGATACACATATATTTAGATAAGAGATATGagaagattcatgggagggaagGGAGTACAATGTCCGTCTGAAATCTTGTCTGGTATGGCTTATTTTGTATATTTCATTCATATCCCTCATTGAGTCTATGAGTAGAGCACTCATAAACAAGGTTGATAGTAGGCAATAACTATGTGGTGATTATTACTATAGCATGCATAACACATTAATATAGTTTGGAATAGGAAAATGATCAGATTCCCCCGGGGGATCGTAACGTTCCGAACCCCCGCCTTGCCTGTGCGCCGCGTGGCCTGTCCACGTCATGGGGCCCACCAAGACTGACGACCTTtaacgtcttcttcctcctccactcaTTCCGGATCCCCTTTTTGCCTTTCTCTCTCCAACTCTCTGCCCATAACCACACCGTGATGGGAGGATCAGGCGCCGGAGATCCTGCCGCCAATGGCCGGCCGCCGCCGAGCTTCGTGGCCcacggcgccgctgctgcgcgctACTTACATCGCTgaccggccgccgccgctgcgcttCATGGCCCAGCGCCGGCTGCTGCGCGTGCTGCGACGTTGCGGCATGCCGTCGCCGTTGGgagctcgaccgcctcgccgcggGAAGCTCGGCCGCCTCGCCGCCTAGAGCTAGCCCACCTCGTCGCCTGGAGCTCGTCGCGCTTCGCCGTTTCGATGCAATGAAGGGAGGGCCATGCTCGCCGCGGAGCTCCGGCTGGCCCCGAATCcctccgacgacgacgaccacCGCTGCATCCTATGCGCCCTTGTTCGCCCCCACGCCGAGCTCCGCCCTTGGCCGCTATCTTCGCCGACCTCCTCCCCTGCAACCATTCGTGAGCAGAGGTTGCCCCAAGGTCTACGGGTGCTACAAGCACCTCCATGTGTTGGCCTATCGCGTCTCTAGGGGCTTGCTGGCCGTGCGTGGCACCGCTACCTTTAGGCACCTCGCGTTGCTGCTGGCTAAGGCCTACGTTGCTACCTTGGTCATATGGAGTTGCTGCCTCGGGCGGGCGGCATTGCtgtaaagggcggtggcggttgaTACAAATTTTCTGGCGAAGTCTCCGTCAATTTTTTCGTTCTGTAGATTCTGCTACATGTGAACATTTTTTTGCTATAACcgttatatggttttgctatgttAGTGTATATATTTTGTTACTAAGTATTCCGGTGAAGTCTGTTTTCATACAATAGCAATGACCTCGCCGCAAACATTGTAAAAAATGATGTGATGCTATATTATTTTTGCTATATTTGTTTTGTTGTTTTGCTACTTTAGTATAGAAATTTTGCTAAGAGGTCTCCGGCGGTGTCTCTGGTGAGGTTCTCCGGCGAGGCCGTCATCAATGTCTCCGACGATTATTTTTTTTGCTACATTAGCAAAAAAAAATTGCTACGTGGTCTCCGGCGCGTATCCGGCCAACctagtttttttttattttcttttctagacgaaccgttttttgctacatgAAGTTGCTGCCGGGGTTAATTTTTTGCTGCCGGGGGGTGGTTTTTTGCTACATGTAGATCTGACCGTCCAGATGGTTGATCCGACGGCTGGGGACCCGGGAgctggggaatcagatcccccgggggacgcccagcacttTCCTTTGGAATATCATACTGCTTCCAAAAAAATGTGATACGAAGTCTATACTGTTGCTTCCAAAAATGAGATAGGAATTCTATGCTGTTTTCTAGACACTCGTGTGTGCTGGGAGGTTGCCGTTTCAGCCCTTGTCCTCCTCCCGTAGCGCCGCCGCGCTCGTGCCGGCGGCGTTTGCTTGCGTCGTCCTCGCTGCGACTCAGTAGGTATCCCCGAGCTTCTACTCGCCCGCGTTCACGCCTGCAATGCCAGCCTCTCCGTCCCCGCCCACTCGCTGCTTCTATGCTCCACGCCGCACGGAGGCGGACACCGCCGCTCTCTGCCAggttcgccgccgccgccttcttcTCCGCCAAGCCCGAGCCCCAGCCGCCTCCCCTCTCGCCTCGGCTCGTCGAGGCCGCCGTCTCCCGCTGCCCCTCCGACGCCCTCGCCGTCTCCTTCTTCCTCTGGTGCGCCCGCCGCCCCGCCTACTTCCACCCGCCCTCCTCCTTCGACCGCGTCCTCCCCGCCGCCACGCGCCTCGCCTCCCGCCTCCGCACCGCGCCCGCGCTCCTCCACGAGCTCCACAGCCTCGGCTGCCCCATCAGGCCCCACACCTTCCTGCTCCTGCTCAGGCTCTACTGGCGCGGGGGCATGTACCCGCTCGTGCTCCACCTGTTCGACCAAATGCCCCTGTGGGGCTTCCACCACAACGCCTTCGCGCGCAACATCGTCCTCGACGTCCTGCTCAGGACAGGCTGCACCGACGGCGCACTGCGCTTCCTAGGAGACAACCCGTCGCCCAACTACCTCACCTACGCCATCGTCCTGACCCATCTCTGCAGAGCTGGGGATTGGCCAGGGGTGCGCGCATGCTTCGCGGCTATGCTGAGTCAAGGTTTTCTCCCGAGTGCCGCTTCCCTTGCCTCGGTTTTCGCCTGCTGCAGCAAGGCTGGCACAATGCCCGAGCTGCTACAGTTGCTGTCGTACGCACTGGTCTCGGGCCAGCAGCTCACCTCGGCCATGTGGACATGTCTCATCGCTCGTATGTGCACCGAGGGAAGGCTAGACGAGGCCTGCCGGATACTGGGAAATATGATGCGTTCTGGATCTTCTCCCACGGTGGTGACTTACACACCCCTCATCAGAGGCCTCTTCCGAGCTGGGAGGCATGCCAAGGTCGGCCAGCTTTTGGGGTCCATGGCCTCCAACAGCTGCAACCCAGACCTTGTTCTGTATAATGTTctgatggactgcatgatgagggaGAAGAGATATGATGAGGCCATAGACATTTACCTGCATCTTCATGGGAGCCAGATGAAGCCGGATGCGTACACTCTCTCTACTTTGGTTCAGGTATTGCAGTTGTCACGGAACATAGATCTTCTTCCTAGGTTGATCTTGGGCACGAGAATCTCCTACGATCTTGTGGCCTGCAATTCTGTGATGAGTGCTCTGTGCAAGTCCGGGTTTCCATCCGAAGCCCTTCAGTTTTACATTGATATGATCGGTTTGGGCATCACGCCAGACAGCTACACTTATGTTGGATTGGTGGACAGTTTATGTGAGCTCGGAAGGATAGATCATGCGATCAATGTCTACCGCAATGTTGTCATAAGCAATCCTGACTCGGACGCCTACGTTCATGCAGCCATCCTCCGCGGTCTTGTTAGAAGGGGCCAAAACCATATGGCGTATAGAATTTTCAGGGAGGCTGTGCGTCAAAATTATGCACTTGATGTTGTGTGCTACACCACTGTTCTGCATGGTCTTTTCCGAGCACGTTTGGTTGAAGAGGCTCGTGATTTGTTTGACAAGATGAAGGATTCAGGAATTATTTCCAACACTTGCACGTACAATGTAATGCTTCGTGGACTTTGCAGAACCAGGGATATGCTTGCAGTCACACAGTTACTTACAGAAATGGAATGTGCCGATGTTGAGATGGATAGTATCTCATTCAACGTGCTAGTTGTGCTCTTAGTGAAGTTGCAACGTATCAGTTCGGCAAAAGCTTTGATCAGAGAAATGCTCAACCTAGGCATGAAACTTAGCACCAAAACTTGTTGGTTAATCTCTCAGTCAATTGGTCATAGATTCGTCTTGGAGGATACTGCCATTGCTGAAAGTGAGGGATCTGACTCAACTAGTGATCTGCTTGTATGCTCAGCTTCATAGTCAACTGTTAGACTGAACAAACATTCTTTATCTGGTATCTATTAATGATGCATACAAAATACAAACTACTAAAGGCTGGACAGGCCCTAATTGAAGTCCTGCCACGCAGAGGTGCTTGCTATACCATTTTTCCCCCTTGTAGCGTCCAACAGAATATACAGTTATTATTGAAGAGATCTTTACCTTATTGCTACAGACCTTTTGAGTATCATCGTTCCATTATGTTGATATATTTAAAGATCTCCTTAATCTTTTGGTTCAACTCAGATGCAGGTTGGTGAGACATATGAGCTGTTTGAATTAACAGGGAATGAAGCTGTTTGTTCTTATCAATATTGTATTGTTCCATGACACGATGCCGCAGTTCTCTATTTCAAGAGGCTTACACCTAAATGATTTTGCCAAATGGCCCATGGACTAGATTTAAAAGGAACTGCAGGTACACTTTACTTGTTTCGCTACAGAAATTTTCAGACTGCACTTGTATGCACTCTAGAGGATACAGTTTAACCAAGtaccattgctacaactatttgcaACTTTGCAATTCAGGAATTTTGGAGTCCATATTCGTTAATAAACATTCCATGGATCGACTGTTTTTCTAAAGAAAATGGCGTATCTGCATCCATTTTAGCACTATCATactatatatattttttatttttattttgagcaACAGGCAGGAGCATTCACTGCCTATCCATTAAGGAGAAATATAGAACAGCACAAACATTTCAATATAACTGCTACAGCTATTTATTGTCGCTTCTGTGAAATAAATATAAGCCTGAATAGTATGGAGTGGTCAGCCGTAACTCTGAATTGTAGGAAGTTGTTATTCTGAAAGAGTGAATAGTATGGAGTGGACTTGTCAGCTATGACAATCATATTTTCTCAGGAAACAAAATAAGACTTGTGACTAAAGAATGGCATTGAGCTCAAGTGTGAGATTGTGTAATGTGAATTATTAACATACCGACAAAACATTACACTTGTTTGCATGTCTTCATCATCTGTTTTAAGCACATGATCCAAATCAAGCTTTACAAAAAAATTAGGGAAAAAAATCAGAAAGAGGCAAAAATAGTGACAGTACGCTAGAGATAATCCTATATCAATTGTTGTGACGAACATGATCTGGATTCAACTGCAGATGAACCCACCGTGTAATGCAGAATGTGGTTCATATGGTGCTCTTCTGGCCTGCTGCAAACTGTTCTTCATGTTGTACTATTGTCTTTGGCAACTAGTTTGCGAATCCAACAAGAGCTATGAAGCTTCAGCATGAATTGGGTCAAGGGAAAGTGAACGACCCACCACCTAACTGCGAGTTGGCAGCTGCTGATGGAGGATTGATTGCGATCCAGAGCAATGAAATAGTGATGGAAACTAGTCCAGCCCAGACATACACAATGGTGGGTGTCCTGCCTCTCCTGCCCATGAGCCCCTTTGCAAATGGATATAAATGGGCAAGCACCCAGAAGCTGAAAAACACTCCACCAAGAAGCTTGCTCCATTGAGGAATTGTGCTGTAAATTGTCCGGCTGAAGCCAACAGCAATAGCAACAAGGTTGATCATGATGATCGTGAGAGGTGGTATCATCAATGAAGTCCACTTCACTTCATAGAGGTCTGCAAATTCATCATCCACATCATCGCTCACTGTCTTTGATGTGAGTGTGAATGAGATCTCAATCCCTGCAACAACTTTCAGTAACCCTTGCATAACTGCAGCTAGGTGAGCACTAGTTCCACCAATAAGCCAGAATTGTTCGTTCCTCCACCACTCTTCAAGTGCAATCCCAGACCACTTGATCTCCAACATGGCCAGGAGACAAAGTGTGACAGTGATGATAAGTAGGTATACCAGGAAGGTGACATTGAGTGTTTGCA
This Lolium perenne isolate Kyuss_39 chromosome 1, Kyuss_2.0, whole genome shotgun sequence DNA region includes the following protein-coding sequences:
- the LOC127312502 gene encoding 26S proteasome non-ATPase regulatory subunit 13 homolog B codes for the protein MALQYVEAQRLARPDLADWYADLADLYQRKLWHQLTLKLDQFLQIPLAQTGDTLIQLYTNFIADFETKINLLKLAQFAVVASRQYADKGAAVAFLEGVIAKLRETRELRIDEPILHVKMQIAAIHLDKGTHKDCKNLLEEGKATLDGMTDVDPTVHASFYWISSQYHKSLQEFAEFYKNALLFLAYTTVGTLSEPFKLDLAFDLSLAALLGDNIYNFGELLAHPIINSLTGTKVEWVYHMLEAFNTGNLVLYQELCRVHNAALSAQPALVQNEQKLLEKINILCLMEIIFSRPSEDRTIPLTVIAEQTKLSISEVECLLMKSLSVHLIEGIIDEVESTVHVSWVQPRVLGITQVKALRERLDSWIGKVHTTLLSVEAETPDLVAA
- the LOC127312541 gene encoding uncharacterized protein, which produces MLHAARRRTPPLSARFAAAAFFSAKPEPQPPPLSPRLVEAAVSRCPSDALAVSFFLWCARRPAYFHPPSSFDRVLPAATRLASRLRTAPALLHELHSLGCPIRPHTFLLLLRLYWRGGMYPLVLHLFDQMPLWGFHHNAFARNIVLDVLLRTGCTDGALRFLGDNPSPNYLTYAIVLTHLCRAGDWPGVRACFAAMLSQGFLPSAASLASVFACCSKAGTMPELLQLLSYALVSGQQLTSAMWTCLIARMCTEGRLDEACRILGNMMRSGSSPTVVTYTPLIRGLFRAGRHAKVGQLLGSMASNSCNPDLVLYNVLMDCMMREKRYDEAIDIYLHLHGSQMKPDAYTLSTLVQVLQLSRNIDLLPRLILGTRISYDLVACNSVMSALCKSGFPSEALQFYIDMIGLGITPDSYTYVGLVDSLCELGRIDHAINVYRNVVISNPDSDAYVHAAILRGLVRRGQNHMAYRIFREAVRQNYALDVVCYTTVLHGLFRARLVEEARDLFDKMKDSGIISNTCTYNVMLRGLCRTRDMLAVTQLLTEMECADVEMDSISFNVLVVLLVKLQRISSAKALIREMLNLGMKLSTKTCWLISQSIGHRFVLEDTAIAESEGSDSTSDLLVCSAS